In the genome of Bremerella sp. P1, the window ACGGCCGCCTGAGCGTAGACCGTGGGCTGGGGCAGGGGAGCACAGGGAATCGTCTCGACGGTTTGGCCATTCCATTTCAAGAAGTACGTATCCGCGAAGACCTCGTCGGCGTTGTTGCCGCCCAGGCAAAGCACACCCAGCTTGGTCGATACGCACGCGCCATAGGCGGTCGCGCGAGGCAGGGTGCCCCCGTCTTTCCAGGCGTAACCTTCGTCGGTCGACACGAGCACGTGGATCGCGTCGACCCACTGCTTGTTGGACTCCCAGACCGGTCGCGGGAAGTTAGCTCCGCCGGCCACAATCAACGCGTCGCTATCGATGCCTGCGAATGGCCCGGCGACACCCAGCTCGTTGGGCAAGTCAGGCAGCTTTTGCCAATCGAGATGCGTTTCTGCAGAGCCAACGCGTACGAAAGAGATCAACAGCAATGTTGCCGTAACGACGAGAGAAACAGGCCGGAAAAGTTTCCGTCGAAAACGCATCGGAGACCTTCTGAATGATTCGCAGATGATGATGTTCGACCACGGTGGGGACGCGGGTGGGGGATCATGTTGGCAGACATACCAATGAAACTCAATCGGCAGAAATATTTCTGGCGTTTATTTCTGCGATTCGTTTAAAATCCGCGCGATTGGGCGCATAAAATAGGCCCTTCAATCCGTTTTTGAAGGGCCTTGGTGCGGTCATATCAATGAAAATCGGCGACGTTATTCGTAGTCCCACTTCATGATCCAAGGATCGTGCAGCTCTTTCTGCTTGGCTTTGAGCTTGGCTTTGTACGCTTCAAGCTGCTTTGCGTAGGCCGGGTCATCGGCCAGGTTCAGCGACTCATGCGGATCGGTTTCGATGTTGTAGAACTCGAACTTCGGGCGATGAATGTACTCGCCGACGGTCTTGGTGCCGTAAGGAGCATCTTCACCCTTGCGGAACTGAGCCTGCCAACTGGATGCGGCCCACAGGTCCGAGGCGAACGGGTAGTCGAGCTTATGGGCAATGTTCCAGATCAACTTGAAATGCTTGTCGCGATAGACTCGCATTGGGTAGTACATCTGGATCTCGTGGAACGTGTGCGACGCAAAGATCGAATCGTGCGTGGTTGCTTCCGGATCGCCCAGCAGCGGAATCCAAGACTTGCCGTGGTATTGATCGAACTTGTTACCACCGCTGCGATTCTCTTTCAAGTCTTCGTTACGCTCCTTCCAGAACGCATTGGCGTTGATCGGGTTCTTGGGTCGTGATGCCTCGCGATCCAACGCACCAGCGAAATCCAGGATCGAAGGGGTAATGTCGACGTGGCTGATCATCGCATCCGTTTCCACGCCGCGATTTTCCTGGTAAGGATCTCGTACGACGAAAGGAACACGCAGGCCCCCTTCATAAACGGTCGTCTTGCCGCCAGAGAACGCCATCCCGTGGTCGGCCGTGAAGACGATCATCGTCTTGTCGTACAGGCCATTCTCTTTCAAGATGTCGACCAACCGCTGCAGCCCTTGATCGATCCGCGAAACCGACTGGTAATACTGAGCCAGCTCTTCGCGGGTATCAGGCGTATCGGGAAGGAACGCGGGGATGGGCACCTTTGCGGGATCGTAGAAGACTTCTTCGATACCAGGATAGGCTTTCTTATTCGGCTTGTTACCGAAGAGGTCCGGCTTCAGCTCTAAACTGGAATTCTTGTCAACGCCACCACCTCGGTGCGGATCGCTTGTGGCGAAGTACAAGAAGAAAGGCTTGTCGCTGGCTTCGGTGATAAAGTCCTCGCAGTTGTTCGCCATCTCGACTGGGGAACGCGTGTTGCCCTTAATGTACGTTTCGAAGTGGAAGACGGCTTCCGGAGCGACGTGGTATTTGCCGCACTGACCGGTGCGATAGCCGGCCTGCGCCATCAGTCGTGGAAGGGCCAGGCTGACGACATCGTGGTACGACGAGAACTTATGGAAGTGATGCGTGTGCCCATACTGTCCGTTCATATGGTTGTGCAGGCCGGACATCACGACAGAACGACTGGCACTGCAACTGGCCGTGGTGGCGAACGCATTCCGGAACACCGTTCCATCTTTGGCCAACGCATCGATAGTTGGCGTGACGGCGACTTTGTCCCCGTAACAACCTAGCGTCGGGCTTTCGTCGTCTGTGATGAAGAAGATGACGTTGCGATCAGGCCGCTTCGCGTCATCCGCTGCCTGAGTCAGGGTGGCCAGGGACGACAAAAATACCAGCGAGAGAACAAGAGATAGGACTGTTTGTTTCAAGGGACACCTCAAACAGTGGAGCATTATAAGGAGGGGTGGGGGAATGGGGTTCGTCCCATTCTAATCAAAAAACGGGCCGAAGCAGGAAGAACTTCCCTAGAAATGTACTTGTGCGGCCGGAACTAAGCAAATCGCAGGGGTGAGAAGGGCTCGGGATCGATATGTGGCGTCAAATTGGTCATCATTTCGCTGACCAGTCGTCCCGTCGCCGTGGCCATGCTCAGGCCGAGCATATTGTGGCCGGTTGCCAGGTAGGCGTTGTTGAGTCGCGGAACCTGTCCGATGATCGGCAAACTGTCCCAAGTCATGGGCCGCCAGCCGTACCAGGTTGACTGCGTCTCGTTGGTGGATGGCATGCGCAGATACGGCTTGGCCGACTGGCGAAGCTGCTCGATTCGCTTCTCGGGAATCGACTCGTCGTAGCCGCAGAACTCCATCATCGATCCCAAACGATAGCCCCCTTCAAATGGCGAAACACCCACTTTGTGTTCGGGCAGAAGCATGGGGTACTTGGGGCAAGGGGCCGGCCGCGACATCGTCACCGAATAACCCTTGCCGGGTTCGATCGGAATGCGGCACTCCAGCGACTTGCCCAGCTTCGTGCTCCAGGCTCCGGTCGCGATCACAAACTGATCGGCATCCAACTGGCCGTGCGATGTGTGCAAGCAAACGATTCGGCCGTTTTCTTTTTCGATGTGCTGCAGTTCGCAGTTTTCCAGGAACGTGACCCCGCGCTGTTTCAGCTTGGCTACCCAGTCGGCATTCAATCGATCGGGGCGAACCGAAGCATCGCCCGAGTAATGAAACGCCCCGGCCAGGTTGTCGTTCAGAGCTGGATCGAACTTGGAAAGCTCCGAGCCATCGATCTGTTGGGCAGATACACCGAAGTGATCGGTCAGAAATTGATCGGTCTCGGCGAACGATCGCATGCCCTTTTCGGTTTGCAGGACATACAAAAGGCCGGTCTCTTTCCATTCGCAGTCGAGCGACTCTTCCTTGACGAGTCGTCGGTACTCGGTCATCGATGCATCGAGGATCGCTTTCAATGCGGCGCCGGCGGTCAGCATTTGGCGATGATTGCAGCGGCGAGCGAACTGCCACATCCAATTCCACATCGCAGGGCTGAAACGTGGCTTCACACGGAAGGGAGCATTTGGCTGAAGAAGCGACTTGGCTGCCGTGCGAACGGCTTCTGGCTCGGTCAGCGGCAGTACGTGGCTGGGGCAAATGTACCCGCAGTTACCATGCGAGCAGGCCCCGGCGATTGTCCCGCGGTCGATGACCGTTACTTTTAACCCCTGTTTCGAGAGGTAATGCGCACAAGCGATTCCGACGATACCGGAACCGACAATCAAGACGCTTTCAGGGTGCGAGGCCGTAATCATTGAGCACAGTCCAACGAAGCAGAAACGGGGTGGGAACTAGCCTTTGGAACCGGGCCACGAATCCCACCACTTGCGGAAGAGTTCCCACTGAGCCTTCAAGTAGTCGCGCTGGCTCGGGCTCAGCTTGTCGGTTTCGTTGAAGTGATGCTCGTACTCGGGATTGCCTTCGAGGACCATCAGGTACTTGTAGTAGAGCACCAGGTCGGGGCCTTCATCGAAGGTCGACAGAACGGTCAACGCCTCGTTGAGTTCCCAGGCCAACTTGCGTGACTGGGCACAACCGGCCGCGCCTTTCTCGCACAGCTCGACCAGTCGCAGAATCTCCTTCGGCAGGGCATTGCCAACCCCGGTGATCGCCCCCTTGGCGTTGCAGCGGAGAAAACCGTGATAGACCTGGGTGTCGACACCCACCATCAACACCAAATCAGGATTGGTGCCGGTGATGTGCTCGGCCGCATAGGTCAGCGAAGTGGCTCCGCCAAATTCCTTGAAGCCGACCAGGTTGGAAAACTCGCGGCGGAGATCAAAGAACAGGTCGGCCTTCGTCTCGAAACCGTAGTAGGGGCTGTTATAGATCACCGCCGGCAGATCGCCTGCTGCGGTGAGAATCGCCGAGAAGTGGTCGCGCTGGGCAACGGATGAAATCCCTCGCGAAAGGACCCGAGGAATGACCATCAGCCCGGCCGCACCCACTTCCTTGGCATGGGCTGCGTGGGCCGCCGCCAGCTTAGGGTTTTGAGCACCGGTTCCAACCACCACGGGAACGCCAGCCTCGGTGAGTTGGCGAACGCCTTCTTGACGCTGCTCATCGGTCAGCAGAGGCCAGTCTCCCATCGAGCCACAGTAGACGACCGCCGACATACCGACGTCGATCAGCTCTTTTCCTTTGGCGACCAACGCCTCGAAGTTGGGCGTACCATCCTTCTGGCACGGTGTCATGAGTGCTGGAATACAGCCACGGAAAACTTGCGATTTATCGTTCACAGTGCTACTCGGAAAAATGGAATGGCCTGAGTCAGTTTTGATGTTTCCCTGATATTACCCTTACGGGCTCTGATTTGTCTTGACAAACGACCGAATTGCGACTTGAATTTGCGCATACTACACGAGGAGACCCATGATCTCGGAAATTCAGCAAATTCTCGGTCAATTGGACAAGCCTTTCACGGGTGAAGAGCTGTTCGATCACCTGCCAGATATTGTATTTTTTATCAAAAACACCAAGGGACAGTACCTGGTTGTGAATAATACGCTGGTTCAGCGTTGCGGAGCGCACAGTAAGGGCGATCTGCTGGGGCGTTTGCCAGGCGAGGTGCTGCGCCCGCCGCTGGCGCAAAGCTTCGAAGACCAGGACCGCAAGGTGCTCGAAACGGGCCAGCCGTTGGTGGGGCAATTGGAACTTCATTTCTACGCAACCCGCGATGTGGGCTGGTGCCTGACCAGTAAGTTGCCGCTGCGAAATCGAGAGGGCGAG includes:
- a CDS encoding sulfatase family protein; translation: MVFLSSLATLTQAADDAKRPDRNVIFFITDDESPTLGCYGDKVAVTPTIDALAKDGTVFRNAFATTASCSASRSVVMSGLHNHMNGQYGHTHHFHKFSSYHDVVSLALPRLMAQAGYRTGQCGKYHVAPEAVFHFETYIKGNTRSPVEMANNCEDFITEASDKPFFLYFATSDPHRGGGVDKNSSLELKPDLFGNKPNKKAYPGIEEVFYDPAKVPIPAFLPDTPDTREELAQYYQSVSRIDQGLQRLVDILKENGLYDKTMIVFTADHGMAFSGGKTTVYEGGLRVPFVVRDPYQENRGVETDAMISHVDITPSILDFAGALDREASRPKNPINANAFWKERNEDLKENRSGGNKFDQYHGKSWIPLLGDPEATTHDSIFASHTFHEIQMYYPMRVYRDKHFKLIWNIAHKLDYPFASDLWAASSWQAQFRKGEDAPYGTKTVGEYIHRPKFEFYNIETDPHESLNLADDPAYAKQLEAYKAKLKAKQKELHDPWIMKWDYE
- a CDS encoding NAD(P)/FAD-dependent oxidoreductase, with translation MITASHPESVLIVGSGIVGIACAHYLSKQGLKVTVIDRGTIAGACSHGNCGYICPSHVLPLTEPEAVRTAAKSLLQPNAPFRVKPRFSPAMWNWMWQFARRCNHRQMLTAGAALKAILDASMTEYRRLVKEESLDCEWKETGLLYVLQTEKGMRSFAETDQFLTDHFGVSAQQIDGSELSKFDPALNDNLAGAFHYSGDASVRPDRLNADWVAKLKQRGVTFLENCELQHIEKENGRIVCLHTSHGQLDADQFVIATGAWSTKLGKSLECRIPIEPGKGYSVTMSRPAPCPKYPMLLPEHKVGVSPFEGGYRLGSMMEFCGYDESIPEKRIEQLRQSAKPYLRMPSTNETQSTWYGWRPMTWDSLPIIGQVPRLNNAYLATGHNMLGLSMATATGRLVSEMMTNLTPHIDPEPFSPLRFA
- a CDS encoding dihydrodipicolinate synthase family protein, producing the protein MNDKSQVFRGCIPALMTPCQKDGTPNFEALVAKGKELIDVGMSAVVYCGSMGDWPLLTDEQRQEGVRQLTEAGVPVVVGTGAQNPKLAAAHAAHAKEVGAAGLMVIPRVLSRGISSVAQRDHFSAILTAAGDLPAVIYNSPYYGFETKADLFFDLRREFSNLVGFKEFGGATSLTYAAEHITGTNPDLVLMVGVDTQVYHGFLRCNAKGAITGVGNALPKEILRLVELCEKGAAGCAQSRKLAWELNEALTVLSTFDEGPDLVLYYKYLMVLEGNPEYEHHFNETDKLSPSQRDYLKAQWELFRKWWDSWPGSKG